One region of Collinsella aerofaciens ATCC 25986 genomic DNA includes:
- a CDS encoding DNA-deoxyinosine glycosylase: MAAPDEGYQHIEHGFEPVFDEHSRVLVLGSFPSVLSRANAFYYGNPQNRFWRVMAACLGAPVPPNEGDSLASGEPATLDASIAAKRVMLLNGGVALWDVIESCDIKGSSDASIKNVVPAHVERITGAAPIGQVVCNGGTAGRLYKRYLQERTGLSAIVLPSTSPANAAWRLERLVERWREAVDWGAL, translated from the coding sequence GTGGCCGCGCCGGACGAGGGCTATCAACATATTGAGCATGGGTTTGAACCCGTGTTTGACGAGCACTCGCGCGTTTTGGTGCTGGGGTCGTTTCCCTCGGTGCTCTCGCGTGCCAATGCCTTCTACTATGGCAATCCGCAGAACCGCTTTTGGCGCGTGATGGCCGCGTGCCTTGGTGCGCCCGTGCCGCCCAACGAGGGAGACTCTTTGGCGAGCGGCGAACCCGCGACGCTTGACGCCTCGATTGCCGCCAAGCGGGTTATGCTGCTCAACGGCGGTGTGGCCCTGTGGGACGTGATCGAGAGCTGTGACATCAAGGGCTCAAGCGACGCGAGCATCAAAAACGTCGTTCCGGCGCATGTCGAGCGCATTACCGGTGCAGCTCCTATCGGGCAGGTGGTCTGTAACGGCGGCACGGCAGGACGGCTCTACAAGCGCTATCTACAAGAACGCACGGGGCTGTCGGCCATCGTTCTGCCGTCGACTAGTCCCGCCAATGCGGCATGGCGCCTAGAACGCCTTGTCGAGCGCTGGCGCGAGGCCGTTGATTGGGGCGCTCTGTAA
- a CDS encoding alpha-amylase family glycosyl hydrolase, translating into MWAYETTFYQIYPLGFCGAPRENAAPVAENELAQAADATASPDAPIMKIAQWADYLQELGVGAVLINPPLESDSHGYDTRSLRHIDRRLGGDADFAAVCETLHVHGIRVVLDAVFNHVGRGFWAFRDVQERKWDSPYKDWFHISFDGDSCYGDGFWYEGWEGHFELVKLNLQNPAVVDYLLESVRRWTEVFGVDGLRLDVAYMLDRDFMRRLHTFTRELKPDFVLIGETLHGDYNQIVNDEMLDSCTNYECYKGLYSSFNSVNMFEIAHSLHRQFGGDPWCIYRGKHLLSFVDNHDVPRLASILTDKSCLRPAYGMLFGMPGIPCVYYGSEWGIAGEKGGPDGDWALRPALDEPAPNELTAFVTQLAHLRSTNDAAARALNYGAYRNVVIQNKQLLFERACDDATVFVAVNAVNEPYTFGAGELSGSFVDLLADDAPTVELSGALELAPYEVRYLLRA; encoded by the coding sequence ATGTGGGCATACGAGACGACGTTCTATCAGATCTATCCGCTGGGCTTTTGCGGAGCTCCGCGCGAAAACGCCGCCCCCGTTGCCGAGAATGAGCTCGCCCAGGCCGCCGATGCCACAGCTAGCCCCGATGCCCCCATCATGAAGATTGCCCAATGGGCCGACTACCTGCAGGAACTCGGCGTTGGCGCCGTGCTCATCAACCCGCCGCTCGAGTCCGATAGTCATGGCTACGACACGCGCAGCCTGCGCCATATAGACCGTCGCCTGGGTGGGGACGCCGACTTTGCCGCCGTGTGCGAGACGCTGCACGTCCATGGCATCCGCGTGGTGCTCGATGCCGTCTTCAACCACGTCGGTCGCGGCTTTTGGGCCTTCCGTGATGTGCAGGAGCGCAAGTGGGATTCGCCGTACAAGGACTGGTTCCACATCAGCTTTGACGGTGACTCGTGCTACGGCGACGGCTTTTGGTACGAGGGCTGGGAGGGCCATTTTGAGCTTGTGAAGCTCAACCTGCAAAACCCCGCCGTGGTCGATTACCTGCTTGAGTCCGTGCGTCGCTGGACCGAAGTCTTTGGCGTCGACGGTCTGCGCCTGGACGTCGCCTATATGCTCGATCGCGATTTTATGCGCCGCCTGCATACTTTTACCCGTGAGCTCAAGCCCGACTTTGTGCTGATTGGTGAGACGCTCCACGGCGACTACAACCAGATCGTCAACGACGAGATGCTCGACTCCTGCACCAACTACGAGTGCTACAAGGGCCTGTACTCCAGCTTTAACTCGGTCAACATGTTCGAGATTGCCCACTCGCTTCATCGCCAGTTTGGCGGCGACCCCTGGTGCATTTATCGCGGCAAGCATCTGCTGTCGTTTGTCGACAACCACGACGTGCCGCGCCTGGCGAGCATCCTTACCGACAAGTCCTGCCTGCGCCCCGCCTACGGCATGCTCTTTGGTATGCCGGGCATTCCGTGCGTCTACTACGGCAGCGAGTGGGGGATTGCCGGCGAAAAGGGCGGCCCCGATGGCGATTGGGCGCTACGTCCTGCGCTCGATGAGCCCGCGCCCAACGAGCTGACGGCATTTGTCACGCAGCTGGCGCACCTGCGCTCGACAAACGACGCGGCAGCCCGTGCTCTCAACTACGGTGCCTATCGCAACGTGGTGATCCAGAACAAGCAGCTGCTGTTCGAGCGCGCCTGCGACGATGCGACGGTGTTCGTGGCGGTCAATGCCGTGAACGAGCCCTACACCTTTGGAGCTGGCGAACTCAGCGGCTCCTTCGTCGACCTGCTTGCCGACGATGCGCCCACGGTCGAGCTGTCGGGTGCCCTTGAGCTTGCACCCTATGAGGTGCGCTATCTGCTGAGGGCCTAG
- the rplJ gene encoding 50S ribosomal protein L10, with protein MPQQYKIDKVAEIESRIAENAGLFVVNYNGLTVKQAQELRHQLRECGAEMKVYKNNLVKIALKNQEQPELDEILAGPVAYVFYESEPVEAAKALKDFSAKSKGVLEIKGGISDGKAVSADDVKAIAELPTKDQLLGQIAGLISGFARDIAVCVNGVSSGLARSIQQVSEQKAA; from the coding sequence ATGCCCCAGCAGTACAAAATCGACAAGGTTGCAGAGATCGAGTCCCGTATCGCCGAGAACGCCGGTCTGTTCGTCGTCAACTACAACGGTCTGACGGTTAAGCAGGCTCAGGAGCTGCGTCATCAGCTTCGCGAGTGCGGCGCCGAGATGAAGGTCTACAAGAACAACCTGGTCAAGATCGCTCTCAAGAACCAGGAGCAGCCCGAGCTCGACGAGATCCTCGCCGGCCCCGTCGCTTATGTGTTCTACGAGTCCGAGCCGGTCGAGGCCGCTAAGGCCCTTAAGGACTTCTCCGCTAAGTCCAAGGGCGTCCTTGAGATCAAGGGCGGTATCTCCGACGGCAAGGCCGTTTCCGCTGATGATGTTAAGGCTATCGCCGAGCTGCCCACCAAGGATCAGCTTCTCGGCCAGATCGCCGGTCTCATCTCCGGTTTCGCTCGCGACATCGCTGTCTGCGTCAACGGCGTTTCCTCTGGTCTCGCTCGTTCGATCCAGCAGGTCTCCGAGCAGAAGGCAGCCTAG
- the rplL gene encoding 50S ribosomal protein L7/L12, with amino-acid sequence MAKLTTDEIIDALKEMTLLEASELVKAIEDTFGVSAAAPAAVVAAPAAGAAEAEEKTEFDVVLEGFGDNKIQVIKAVRELTNLGLKEAKEVVEGAPKAVLEGAKKEDAEAAKEKLEAAGAAVTLK; translated from the coding sequence ATGGCTAAGCTTACCACCGATGAGATCATCGATGCTCTTAAGGAAATGACCCTTCTCGAGGCTTCCGAGCTCGTCAAGGCTATCGAGGACACCTTCGGCGTTTCCGCCGCCGCTCCTGCCGCTGTTGTCGCCGCTCCCGCTGCTGGCGCTGCTGAGGCCGAGGAGAAGACCGAGTTTGACGTCGTGCTCGAGGGCTTCGGCGACAACAAGATCCAGGTCATCAAGGCCGTCCGTGAGCTCACCAACCTTGGCCTGAAGGAGGCCAAGGAGGTCGTCGAGGGCGCTCCCAAGGCTGTTCTCGAGGGTGCCAAGAAGGAGGACGCCGAGGCTGCCAAGGAGAAGCTCGAGGCTGCTGGCGCTGCTGTCACCCTCAAGTAA
- a CDS encoding PTS sugar transporter subunit IIA yields the protein MGLLDSLKSTFTSTGEASVPPAASFATREGVIYAPVNGVLVNLNEVPDETIASGMLGQGYGIEPITGTIYAPANGRIGATTVTNHSIGMITEDGLRVFIHVGLGTVEMNGKGFARFVEMGDVVKAGQPLISFDREAIKAAGHEDIVTVIVSELDRLKSIDHVGESGTLIGGNPLVKLGDPLLVAKTK from the coding sequence ATGGGTCTGCTCGATTCGCTTAAGTCCACCTTCACCTCGACGGGCGAGGCGTCCGTTCCGCCCGCAGCAAGCTTCGCCACCCGCGAAGGCGTCATCTATGCCCCCGTCAACGGCGTGCTCGTCAACCTGAACGAGGTCCCCGACGAGACGATCGCCTCGGGCATGCTTGGCCAGGGCTATGGCATCGAGCCCATTACCGGCACCATCTATGCGCCCGCCAACGGCCGCATCGGCGCTACCACCGTCACCAACCACTCCATTGGCATGATCACCGAGGACGGTCTTCGCGTATTCATCCATGTTGGCCTGGGCACCGTGGAAATGAACGGCAAGGGTTTTGCCCGCTTTGTCGAGATGGGCGATGTGGTCAAGGCAGGCCAGCCGCTCATCAGCTTCGACCGCGAGGCCATTAAGGCCGCTGGCCACGAGGACATCGTGACCGTCATCGTCTCCGAGCTCGATCGTCTTAAGAGCATCGACCATGTCGGCGAGTCTGGAACGCTTATCGGCGGCAACCCGCTCGTCAAGCTTGGCGACCCGCTGCTGGTTGCCAAGACCAAGTAG
- a CDS encoding alpha/beta hydrolase encodes MIVENHALWGEEPTEEYPATFTYLGAEPLPDKPNGRRPAVIICGGGGFTHIAPHEQDPVAFAFLDRGYQAFVLNYVTSGTGDVSFPHPQADLAKMVATVRANADEWHVDPKRVCVVGFSAGGMICASLATQWKTGPFAGLAGARPDDIRPDAVVLGYPLLDFAYVRDMQTRDPRIDLRVPKTGGKTGRDLLNDYLSMVTGGEATDEHLADICPTTHVSRQMPPTFVWGVSDDKTAPIAQVYPFAQRMAEEGVACEMHVFDQGGHGLSLGNANTAVDNEDKQAAVRPWIRLAFRFLERHGF; translated from the coding sequence ATGATTGTCGAGAACCATGCGCTGTGGGGCGAGGAGCCGACCGAGGAATATCCGGCGACGTTTACGTATCTGGGCGCCGAGCCGCTCCCCGACAAGCCCAATGGCCGCCGCCCCGCGGTGATCATTTGTGGCGGGGGCGGGTTTACACATATCGCTCCGCACGAGCAGGACCCGGTGGCGTTTGCATTTTTGGACCGCGGCTACCAGGCCTTTGTGCTCAACTATGTGACGAGCGGCACGGGCGATGTGAGCTTTCCGCACCCGCAGGCAGACCTTGCCAAGATGGTCGCCACGGTGCGCGCCAACGCCGACGAGTGGCATGTCGATCCCAAGCGCGTGTGCGTCGTGGGCTTCTCGGCGGGCGGCATGATCTGCGCCTCGCTGGCAACGCAGTGGAAGACTGGTCCCTTCGCGGGCCTGGCAGGGGCGCGTCCGGACGACATTCGTCCCGATGCCGTGGTGCTGGGCTATCCGCTGCTCGACTTTGCCTATGTGCGCGACATGCAGACGCGCGATCCGCGCATTGACTTGCGTGTGCCCAAGACGGGCGGCAAGACGGGGCGCGATTTGCTCAACGACTATTTGTCGATGGTGACGGGTGGCGAGGCAACTGACGAGCATCTGGCCGACATCTGCCCCACCACGCATGTTTCGCGTCAGATGCCGCCGACCTTTGTGTGGGGCGTGTCCGACGACAAGACGGCGCCGATCGCGCAGGTCTATCCGTTTGCGCAGCGCATGGCCGAGGAGGGCGTCGCATGCGAGATGCACGTCTTTGACCAGGGCGGCCACGGCCTTTCGCTCGGCAACGCCAACACTGCGGTCGACAACGAGGACAAGCAGGCGGCTGTCCGTCCTTGGATTCGCCTGGCCTTCCGCTTCCTGGAGCGCCACGGGTTTTAG
- a CDS encoding UTP--glucose-1-phosphate uridylyltransferase encodes MKAIIPAAGLGTRFLPGTKCTPKEMLPVLDKPVIQYVVEEALDPEEVDDAIIVTSPGKPELLSYFQPDRSLENLLRERGKDAYADAVAHAGGMPVDFRYQYEPKGLGHAIRSAADAVAGENFLVLLGDYVVPNRDICDKMLAVSKEHGGASVIAVAACAPEEVSRYGVIAGDRVGSLEGFENAADDEPGAVWRIGGLVEKPAPEAAPSNLYIVGRYLLSPLVMDLLADQQAGKGGEIQLTDAMARSLDREAMYAVVIDPLSGYDTGTPSGWMATNALMAASDPRFAGAFWDAIDERGGLMRK; translated from the coding sequence ATGAAGGCAATCATCCCCGCCGCCGGTCTTGGCACGCGTTTTCTGCCTGGCACTAAGTGCACGCCCAAAGAGATGCTGCCGGTGCTCGACAAGCCGGTCATCCAGTATGTCGTCGAGGAGGCGCTCGACCCCGAGGAGGTCGACGACGCCATCATCGTTACCTCTCCCGGTAAGCCCGAGCTGCTGAGCTACTTCCAGCCCGATCGTTCGCTCGAGAATCTGCTGCGCGAGCGTGGTAAGGATGCTTACGCCGACGCCGTCGCCCATGCGGGCGGTATGCCGGTCGACTTCCGTTATCAGTACGAGCCCAAGGGCCTCGGTCACGCCATTCGCTCTGCCGCCGATGCTGTGGCAGGGGAGAACTTCCTGGTTCTTCTGGGCGACTACGTTGTGCCCAACCGCGACATCTGCGACAAGATGCTGGCCGTCTCCAAGGAGCACGGTGGCGCTTCGGTTATCGCCGTTGCCGCGTGCGCTCCCGAGGAAGTCAGCCGCTATGGCGTCATCGCCGGCGATCGCGTTGGCTCGCTCGAGGGCTTTGAGAATGCTGCCGACGACGAGCCCGGTGCCGTTTGGCGCATCGGCGGTCTGGTCGAGAAGCCCGCTCCCGAGGCGGCTCCGTCCAACCTGTACATCGTCGGTCGTTATCTGCTGAGCCCGCTGGTCATGGACCTGCTCGCCGATCAGCAGGCCGGCAAGGGCGGCGAGATCCAGCTCACCGACGCCATGGCCCGCTCGCTCGATCGCGAGGCCATGTATGCCGTCGTCATCGACCCGCTGTCGGGCTACGACACCGGCACCCCGTCTGGCTGGATGGCCACCAACGCCCTCATGGCTGCAAGCGATCCTCGCTTTGCCGGCGCATTCTGGGACGCCATCGACGAGCGCGGCGGTTTGATGCGCAAATAA
- a CDS encoding pyridoxal phosphate-dependent aminotransferase — translation MRLPMNTSLATLKPSGIRRINALAAQHPGCIALALGEPDFPTPDVISAEVTASLDRGDTHYPPNNGRPALREALSAYMGDADLTFSADEVILTDGATEALSATFMAMLNPGDEVIIPTPAFGLYESIVVANHAKTVFLDTEPAQFQIDEEALRACVTPATKAIVICSPNNPTGCILNAASLDAVARVAEQAGIYVVCDDVYNRLVYVDGYERFAQRHPELREQTVVIESFSKPWAMTGWRLGWLAAAAPVIAEIAKAHQYLVSSAVSFEMDAAARALTVDPTPMLEVYRARRERVLAALDAMGLDVVEPAGAFYTFPSIKKFGLTSEDFCIKAIKEANIALVPGDCFGTEGHVRLSYCVSDKNLDEGLRRLSNFVSTL, via the coding sequence ATGCGCCTGCCCATGAATACCTCGCTTGCCACGCTCAAGCCCTCCGGCATCCGCCGAATCAACGCGCTCGCCGCCCAGCATCCGGGATGCATTGCGCTTGCGCTCGGCGAGCCCGATTTTCCCACGCCCGACGTGATTAGCGCCGAGGTGACGGCCTCGCTCGACCGCGGCGACACGCACTATCCGCCCAACAACGGCCGTCCCGCCCTGCGCGAGGCGTTGTCTGCCTACATGGGGGACGCGGACCTTACGTTTTCGGCCGACGAGGTCATCCTGACCGACGGCGCGACCGAGGCCCTGTCGGCAACATTCATGGCTATGCTCAACCCCGGCGACGAGGTCATCATCCCTACGCCGGCTTTTGGTTTGTACGAGAGCATTGTCGTGGCTAACCATGCCAAGACAGTCTTTTTGGATACGGAGCCCGCGCAATTTCAGATTGACGAGGAAGCGCTTCGCGCCTGTGTGACCCCGGCGACCAAGGCCATCGTTATCTGCTCGCCCAACAATCCCACGGGCTGCATTCTTAACGCGGCATCGCTCGACGCCGTGGCGCGCGTGGCGGAGCAGGCGGGCATCTACGTAGTCTGCGACGACGTATACAACCGCCTCGTCTATGTGGACGGCTACGAGCGCTTCGCCCAGCGACACCCGGAGCTGCGCGAGCAGACAGTCGTCATCGAGAGCTTCTCCAAGCCCTGGGCCATGACCGGCTGGCGCCTGGGCTGGCTCGCAGCGGCAGCCCCCGTCATCGCCGAGATCGCAAAAGCACACCAATACCTAGTATCGAGTGCCGTTTCATTTGAGATGGACGCAGCAGCGCGAGCCCTGACCGTCGACCCAACCCCCATGCTCGAAGTCTACCGAGCCCGTCGCGAACGCGTACTCGCGGCCTTAGACGCCATGGGCCTCGACGTAGTAGAGCCCGCAGGAGCCTTCTACACTTTCCCGAGCATCAAAAAGTTCGGCCTAACCAGCGAAGACTTCTGCATCAAAGCCATCAAAGAGGCAAACATAGCCCTAGTCCCGGGCGACTGCTTCGGCACCGAAGGCCACGTCCGCTTAAGCTACTGCGTCTCCGACAAAAATCTGGACGAAGGTCTCCGCCGCCTGTCCAACTTCGTGTCAACCCTATAG
- the feoB gene encoding ferrous iron transport protein B produces MKLDTLEIGKDAVVASVASDDQALRQHILDMGLTPGTEVTMMKYAPMGDPLEIRLRGYELTLRKDDAARIELVDVHDTDTGPRANAAIGTTEHPALGEGTYSPRAAKTAVPEGAPLHFALAGNQNCGKTTLFNQLTGSNQHVGNFPGVTVDRKDGTIRNHPEASVTDLPGIYSLSPYTGEEIVSRQFILDENPDAIIDIIDATNIERNLYLTLQLMELDRPMVIALNMMDEVTTNGGAVDVNLLESLLGVPVVPISAARNEGIGELVDHALHVARFRERPGRLDFCAPDGPDGGALHRCIHGIANLIEDHAATAHIPVRFAATKLVEGDELVTEALHLDRNELDAIEHIITQMEGEAGTDRLSALADMRFSFIGDVCGRCVVKPHESREHVRSVKIDRILTGRYTAIPAFLVIMGLVFWLTFGVIGAALQGLMEDGIAAIIASADAGLKAFGTNDVVRSLAVDGVLTGVGSVLTFLPIIVVLFLFLSILEDSGYMARVAFVMDKVLRRFGLSGRSFVPMLVGFGCTVPAIMSTRTLPSEHDRKMTVMLTPFMSCSAKLPVYGLLCGAFFPQATVPAMVSLYLIGIVVGCIAALVLNRTAFKGDPVPFIMELPNYRLPSVKTTVMLAWDKAKDFITKAFTIIFAATVVIWFLQTFDIRFNVVADQSQSLLAGLGSIIAPALAPLGFGDWRASTALVTGLIAKESVISTLTVLLGATSPAALSTMFSPFTAYVFLVFTLLYPPCVAAIGAVKSELGARYAVAVFAFQVTVAWIVAFVVHSAGILLGLA; encoded by the coding sequence GTGAAGCTCGATACGCTCGAGATTGGAAAGGACGCCGTTGTCGCATCGGTGGCATCGGACGACCAGGCACTCCGACAGCATATTTTGGACATGGGCCTAACACCGGGCACCGAAGTCACCATGATGAAGTACGCCCCTATGGGCGACCCGCTTGAGATTCGCCTGCGTGGCTACGAGTTGACGCTGCGCAAGGACGATGCCGCTCGCATTGAGCTCGTAGATGTCCACGACACAGATACAGGTCCGCGCGCTAACGCCGCAATCGGCACGACGGAGCACCCGGCGCTCGGCGAGGGGACGTATTCGCCCCGCGCGGCAAAGACGGCCGTGCCCGAGGGCGCGCCGCTGCATTTTGCCCTCGCTGGCAACCAAAACTGCGGCAAGACCACGCTGTTCAACCAGCTGACGGGCTCCAACCAACACGTCGGTAACTTTCCCGGCGTGACGGTCGACCGCAAAGATGGCACTATCCGCAACCATCCCGAGGCGAGTGTCACCGACCTGCCTGGCATCTATTCGCTGTCGCCGTACACGGGCGAGGAGATCGTGAGCCGTCAATTCATCCTTGACGAAAACCCCGATGCCATCATCGACATCATCGACGCTACCAACATCGAGCGTAACCTGTACCTGACGCTGCAGCTTATGGAGCTCGATCGCCCCATGGTCATCGCGCTCAACATGATGGACGAGGTGACGACCAACGGCGGCGCCGTGGACGTCAATCTGCTCGAGAGTTTGTTGGGCGTGCCGGTTGTCCCCATTAGCGCTGCCCGCAACGAGGGTATTGGCGAGTTGGTGGACCATGCCCTGCATGTGGCGCGGTTCCGCGAACGTCCCGGCCGCTTGGACTTTTGCGCACCCGATGGTCCGGACGGCGGCGCGCTGCATCGCTGCATCCACGGCATCGCCAACCTTATCGAGGACCATGCCGCGACGGCGCACATTCCCGTGCGTTTCGCGGCGACCAAGCTGGTTGAGGGCGACGAGCTGGTAACCGAGGCGCTTCACCTGGACCGTAACGAGCTTGATGCCATCGAGCACATCATTACCCAGATGGAGGGCGAGGCCGGCACCGACCGTCTGTCCGCGCTGGCCGATATGCGCTTTAGCTTCATCGGCGACGTGTGTGGGCGCTGCGTCGTCAAGCCGCACGAGAGCCGCGAGCACGTGCGCTCCGTCAAGATTGACCGCATCCTGACGGGTCGTTACACAGCCATTCCGGCGTTTTTGGTGATCATGGGCCTCGTCTTTTGGCTGACGTTTGGCGTGATCGGCGCGGCGTTGCAGGGACTCATGGAGGACGGTATCGCTGCCATCATCGCCTCGGCCGATGCGGGCCTCAAGGCGTTCGGTACCAACGACGTGGTGCGCTCGCTGGCTGTCGACGGCGTGCTTACGGGTGTGGGCAGCGTGCTGACCTTTCTGCCGATTATCGTCGTGCTCTTCTTGTTCCTCTCCATTCTGGAAGACTCCGGCTACATGGCACGCGTAGCCTTTGTCATGGATAAGGTGTTGCGTCGCTTTGGCCTGTCGGGCCGCAGCTTCGTGCCCATGCTCGTCGGGTTTGGCTGCACCGTGCCGGCTATCATGTCGACCCGTACGCTCCCATCCGAGCACGACCGCAAGATGACGGTCATGCTCACGCCGTTCATGAGCTGCTCAGCCAAGTTGCCGGTTTACGGCTTGCTGTGCGGGGCGTTTTTCCCGCAGGCGACGGTTCCCGCCATGGTCTCGCTCTATCTGATCGGTATCGTGGTCGGCTGCATTGCGGCTTTGGTGCTCAACCGCACGGCATTTAAGGGCGATCCGGTGCCATTTATCATGGAGCTTCCCAATTACCGCCTGCCGAGCGTCAAGACGACAGTGATGCTGGCATGGGATAAAGCCAAGGATTTTATTACCAAGGCCTTTACCATTATCTTTGCCGCTACCGTGGTCATCTGGTTCCTTCAGACGTTCGATATCCGCTTTAATGTGGTCGCCGACCAGTCGCAAAGCCTGCTTGCGGGCCTCGGCAGCATCATTGCGCCGGCGCTGGCGCCGCTTGGGTTTGGCGACTGGCGTGCATCCACGGCGCTCGTTACCGGACTTATCGCCAAGGAGAGTGTCATCTCGACCCTCACCGTGCTTTTGGGTGCAACGTCACCCGCGGCGCTGTCGACCATGTTTTCGCCGTTTACCGCCTACGTGTTCTTGGTCTTTACGCTGCTGTACCCGCCCTGCGTGGCTGCCATCGGCGCCGTTAAGAGCGAGCTGGGCGCGCGCTACGCCGTTGCCGTGTTCGCGTTTCAAGTGACGGTCGCCTGGATCGTGGCGTTTGTCGTGCATTCGGCGGGCATATTGCTGGGGTTGGCTTAG
- a CDS encoding MFS transporter: MSQARQDGITLRQWLPLVGLTCCAFVFNTSEFMPIGLLTDIAASFSLTEAQAGIMISVYAWGVMLLSLPLMVFASRFEFKRMLLGVLAVFSLGQFLSALAPTYPILVCARLVVACAHAVFWSVASIMASRLVDTRHGALAISMIATGSSIAQIFGLPLGRAIGLAVGWRMTFAVVGVLSTVAVVYQATVFPAMPAGERFTVKQLPELLKNPLLIALYAVTVFMATGYYASYSYIEPFLAQVAHVDASAITMTLTAFGCSGLLGSWLFGRLFDGHRFPFLAITLSGVPVALLLMGPAASSLVTVLAVCALWGCCATAFNVAFQAELIKHTPADSSAVAMSIFSGLFNLGIGTGTAIGGAVVSGPGIAWIGCAGGAIAAVGVILAITVMFPAIRRAKPVA; this comes from the coding sequence ATGAGTCAGGCAAGGCAAGACGGCATCACGCTCAGGCAGTGGCTCCCGCTCGTCGGGCTCACCTGCTGTGCGTTCGTGTTCAACACGTCGGAGTTTATGCCCATCGGCCTTTTGACTGATATCGCCGCGTCGTTCTCGCTCACCGAGGCCCAGGCGGGCATCATGATCTCGGTCTACGCCTGGGGCGTCATGCTGCTGTCGTTGCCGCTCATGGTGTTTGCCTCGCGCTTCGAGTTCAAGCGGATGCTGCTGGGCGTGCTTGCCGTGTTCTCGCTGGGCCAGTTCCTGTCCGCCTTGGCGCCGACCTATCCCATCTTAGTCTGCGCGCGCCTGGTGGTTGCCTGCGCGCACGCTGTGTTCTGGTCGGTCGCCTCGATCATGGCGTCGCGCCTGGTTGACACACGCCACGGGGCGCTCGCCATCAGCATGATCGCTACGGGCTCTTCCATCGCACAGATTTTCGGCCTGCCGCTCGGCCGCGCCATTGGCCTGGCCGTGGGCTGGCGTATGACGTTTGCCGTGGTCGGGGTGCTGTCTACTGTCGCGGTCGTCTACCAGGCCACGGTCTTTCCTGCCATGCCAGCGGGTGAGCGCTTTACCGTCAAACAGCTGCCCGAGCTGCTCAAGAACCCGCTCCTCATCGCGCTCTACGCAGTCACGGTCTTCATGGCGACCGGCTATTACGCAAGCTACAGCTATATCGAGCCTTTCCTGGCTCAGGTCGCCCATGTCGACGCAAGCGCTATCACCATGACGCTGACGGCGTTCGGCTGCTCCGGTCTGCTCGGAAGCTGGCTGTTTGGCCGCCTGTTCGATGGGCATCGCTTCCCGTTCTTGGCTATCACGCTCTCCGGCGTGCCGGTGGCCCTGCTGCTCATGGGGCCGGCCGCATCGTCGCTCGTGACAGTGCTTGCCGTCTGCGCACTGTGGGGTTGCTGCGCCACGGCCTTTAACGTGGCGTTTCAGGCCGAGCTCATCAAGCACACGCCGGCAGATTCGTCGGCCGTCGCCATGTCGATCTTCTCGGGCCTGTTCAACCTCGGTATCGGCACGGGTACCGCGATCGGCGGAGCCGTGGTTTCGGGCCCCGGTATCGCCTGGATCGGCTGCGCGGGCGGTGCGATCGCTGCCGTGGGCGTCATCCTTGCCATCACGGTGATGTTCCCGGCTATCCGCCGCGCCAAGCCCGTCGCCTAA